One part of the Bradyrhizobium sp. CB1650 genome encodes these proteins:
- a CDS encoding TetR/AcrR family transcriptional regulator, giving the protein MSCRRLFMRKSREETAETRRNIVRTAGIRFRQNGICETGLADLMESAGLTHGGFYRHFASKDQLISEASADAFAANVAEMEAAASTAKGRKTLGAIANAYLSPEHRKDRAHGCPLAALGSELARSEKSTRSVATEGILKMIAIVAERLKDPNTDRAKKSASVFVGTMLGALTISRIVADPKVSNDILAAARAKLTSWE; this is encoded by the coding sequence GTGTCCTGCAGGAGACTATTCATGAGAAAGTCGAGAGAGGAAACGGCGGAAACGCGACGGAATATCGTGAGGACCGCTGGAATTCGTTTCCGTCAGAACGGGATCTGCGAAACGGGCTTGGCCGATCTAATGGAAAGTGCCGGCCTGACGCACGGCGGGTTCTACCGGCACTTCGCCTCCAAGGACCAACTCATCTCGGAAGCTTCGGCGGACGCCTTCGCGGCCAATGTCGCCGAGATGGAAGCTGCAGCCTCGACGGCCAAGGGTCGAAAAACGCTTGGGGCAATCGCCAATGCCTACCTTTCCCCCGAGCACAGGAAGGACCGGGCTCATGGATGCCCTCTAGCCGCGCTCGGGAGCGAACTCGCTAGGTCGGAGAAGTCGACACGGTCCGTGGCCACCGAGGGAATCCTCAAGATGATCGCCATAGTCGCCGAACGGTTGAAGGATCCGAACACCGACCGGGCAAAGAAGTCCGCCAGCGTATTCGTCGGGACGATGCTCGGCGCGCTGACGATCTCCAGAATTGTTGCTGATCCGAAGGTTTCGAACGATATCTTAGCCGCCGCGCGCGCCAAGTTGACGTCCTGGGAGTGA
- a CDS encoding alpha/beta hydrolase has translation MRVTVPNLKTLLLTMTLLSGLAMPTSARAAPQDTTVVLVHGAFVDGSEWNKVVPLLQAKGLKVVSVQNPLTSLAEDVAATQRAISQQAGKVVLVGHSWGGMAITEAGASDKVSALVYISAFAPSEGQAAGDLGKEYEPPAGMKRLHADHSGYLSLPAEAMVQDFAPDAPKEETRLMAVSQVPINSKAFGEKVTMAAWKTKPSYFIVAGNDRMMATDLQLSMAKKIGAKTVVLKTGHAPMLSKPQEVADVILEAANR, from the coding sequence ATGCGGGTCACTGTCCCCAATCTCAAAACGTTGCTGCTGACGATGACGTTGCTGTCCGGCTTGGCTATGCCGACCTCGGCCCGGGCCGCACCACAGGATACGACCGTCGTGCTTGTGCACGGAGCATTCGTCGATGGTTCAGAGTGGAACAAGGTTGTTCCGCTGTTGCAAGCCAAAGGCTTGAAGGTGGTTTCGGTGCAAAACCCATTGACCTCTCTGGCCGAGGATGTCGCGGCGACCCAACGCGCTATTTCCCAGCAGGCCGGCAAAGTTGTCCTGGTCGGGCATTCATGGGGAGGCATGGCAATCACTGAGGCAGGGGCGAGCGATAAGGTCAGTGCGCTTGTGTACATTTCGGCCTTTGCACCATCCGAAGGTCAGGCGGCTGGCGATTTGGGCAAAGAATATGAACCTCCGGCCGGTATGAAGAGATTGCACGCTGATCATAGCGGCTATTTGAGCTTGCCTGCCGAAGCTATGGTCCAGGACTTTGCTCCGGATGCACCAAAAGAAGAAACCAGGCTGATGGCCGTTAGTCAGGTGCCAATCAATAGCAAGGCTTTCGGAGAAAAGGTCACCATGGCAGCATGGAAAACCAAGCCATCCTATTTCATCGTGGCAGGCAATGACCGTATGATGGCCACCGACTTACAGCTATCCATGGCCAAAAAGATCGGTGCAAAGACGGTTGTTCTGAAGACCGGTCATGCGCCGATGTTGTCAAAGCCTCAAGAAGTAGCGGATGTTATCCTAGAGGCGGCAAATAGGTAA
- a CDS encoding HD domain-containing phosphohydrolase, with amino-acid sequence MGQPTDHSLRTAWLARQLAIAEGLNPDECDTVCEASLLRWSGCTANASEFAELLGDDIAGREAMVAMRPGWADAMAAKGNIDDVIEPLARIHCEVSVEVARMLGLDNATQTTLWNILETYDGRGKLHRLPGDRVPLPVFIISVAGDLEIFTRVYGIERALVLIAKKGGASYPASLIDSVALLSEQWLRALDRTSPDEIEAALLTGGMRKATSPELIADVIDLKLPWMTGFSRAVAQISAVCCENAGLDKASQSRVYRAGLIHGIGSAAVPNAAYDDPSTRSASAWERFRLAPYWTLRAGRQIAALEREAEIASFVHERLDGSGYFRGATGKSIPMEARILGTVVAWVELRSERPWRKALSASEAVAQLMKEAKIGRFDPTIVEYVGSATLADRQPRRRRSNAIRLSLRETEVLHRISLGASNKEVARDLNLSPSTVRTHVESVFRKLECSTRAAAALKASSMGLLPSEPTDFVSKAISYRSGNSI; translated from the coding sequence ATGGGACAGCCGACGGACCACTCCCTGCGCACTGCCTGGCTTGCCCGACAGCTGGCCATCGCTGAAGGCCTCAATCCCGATGAATGTGATACGGTCTGCGAAGCGTCGCTGCTCCGATGGTCTGGATGCACGGCCAATGCATCTGAATTTGCCGAACTGCTCGGCGACGACATTGCCGGTAGAGAGGCCATGGTCGCCATGCGGCCGGGATGGGCAGATGCCATGGCCGCGAAGGGGAATATCGATGATGTGATCGAGCCGTTAGCGCGGATCCACTGCGAGGTTTCCGTGGAAGTCGCGCGTATGCTTGGGCTCGACAATGCGACCCAAACGACATTGTGGAATATTTTGGAGACTTACGACGGCCGTGGAAAACTCCACCGCCTGCCTGGCGACCGTGTTCCGCTTCCTGTGTTCATCATTTCGGTGGCTGGTGATCTGGAGATCTTCACCCGGGTTTACGGCATCGAACGGGCGTTGGTACTCATCGCCAAGAAAGGCGGCGCCTCATATCCCGCAAGCCTTATCGACTCTGTCGCGTTACTGAGCGAGCAATGGCTCCGGGCGCTCGATCGAACGAGCCCGGATGAAATCGAAGCAGCACTCCTGACTGGGGGCATGCGGAAGGCAACGTCACCCGAGTTGATCGCCGATGTCATCGACCTCAAACTACCCTGGATGACGGGATTTTCACGCGCCGTCGCGCAAATAAGTGCAGTGTGCTGCGAAAATGCGGGTTTGGATAAAGCCAGCCAAAGCCGCGTCTATCGTGCCGGCCTCATCCACGGAATTGGGAGCGCTGCGGTTCCCAACGCGGCCTATGACGATCCTTCGACGAGATCAGCGTCAGCGTGGGAGAGATTTCGGCTCGCCCCCTACTGGACGTTGCGTGCGGGGCGGCAGATTGCCGCTCTCGAGCGTGAAGCGGAGATCGCGTCGTTCGTCCATGAGCGCCTTGATGGCTCCGGCTATTTCCGCGGCGCCACCGGCAAGTCTATTCCCATGGAGGCACGTATCCTTGGGACTGTTGTTGCCTGGGTCGAGTTACGATCGGAGCGGCCTTGGAGGAAGGCGCTGTCAGCCTCAGAGGCCGTGGCGCAGCTCATGAAGGAAGCGAAGATCGGGCGTTTCGATCCCACTATCGTCGAGTACGTCGGATCGGCGACGCTTGCCGATCGTCAACCTCGGCGAAGGCGTTCGAATGCGATCCGCCTTTCTTTGCGAGAAACAGAAGTACTTCATCGCATCAGCCTTGGCGCTAGCAATAAGGAGGTGGCACGGGACCTGAACCTCAGCCCAAGTACTGTGCGTACCCATGTCGAGAGCGTTTTTCGTAAGCTTGAGTGCTCCACACGAGCGGCGGCTGCATTGAAGGCGTCCTCAATGGGGCTGCTACCCTCGGAACCGACTGATTTCGTCTCCAAAGCGATTTCTTATCGTTCAGGCAATTCCATCTGA
- a CDS encoding glutathione S-transferase family protein, which yields MSDFTLWGFDASIYVRTVKMVFAEKGFTQFKQEPLNVLVGEQRTPEHLERHPFGKIPVLDHGGMRILETPAITRYLNDVLPGRSLVPASPQDRARMDMIIGIVGSYGYGALGNGVAGYHLFPDYVGGKSEEKRNAGVENGRKAIKLAMETKGTSRFIAGDLSLADLFLAPLAFYVSLTPDKDVVFDVDGFARWWATVQALPTFAKTQP from the coding sequence ATGTCCGACTTTACCCTGTGGGGGTTCGACGCGTCCATTTACGTGCGCACGGTCAAGATGGTGTTCGCCGAGAAGGGCTTCACCCAGTTCAAGCAAGAGCCGTTGAACGTTCTTGTCGGTGAGCAAAGGACGCCCGAACATCTGGAGCGTCATCCCTTTGGGAAGATCCCTGTTCTCGACCACGGTGGGATGCGGATTCTGGAGACTCCGGCGATCACTCGCTACCTCAACGACGTGCTGCCCGGGCGATCACTGGTCCCGGCGAGTCCGCAGGATCGGGCTCGCATGGATATGATTATCGGGATCGTCGGTTCCTACGGCTACGGCGCGCTGGGCAACGGCGTCGCCGGCTATCATCTCTTCCCCGATTACGTCGGCGGCAAGAGCGAGGAGAAGCGAAACGCCGGCGTCGAGAATGGGCGCAAGGCGATCAAGCTCGCGATGGAGACCAAAGGCACCTCGCGCTTCATCGCGGGCGATTTGAGCCTTGCCGATCTCTTTCTCGCGCCGCTCGCATTTTACGTCTCCCTGACGCCCGACAAGGATGTCGTTTTCGATGTCGATGGCTTTGCCCGGTGGTGGGCGACCGTGCAAGCCCTCCCCACCTTCGCGAAAACTCAGCCATAG